In a single window of the Streptomyces sp. NBC_00094 genome:
- a CDS encoding cystathionine gamma-synthase codes for MSDQHSHQSFETRAIHAGNTADPLTGAVVPPIYQVSTYKQDGVGGLRGGYEYSRSANPTRTALEENLAALEGGRRGLAFASGLAAEDCLLRTLLAPGDHVVIPNDAYGGTFRLFAKVVQRWGVDFSVADTSDVDAVRDAVNDRTKLIWVETPSNPLLGITDIEAVAGVARQAGVKLVVDNTFASPYLQQPLALGADVVVHSLTKYMGGHSDVVGGALVTADEALGEELAYHQNAMGAVAGPFDSWIVLRGIKTLAVRMDRHSENASKIVEMLTQHPKVTQVLYPGLPEHPGHEVAAKQMRGFGGMISFRVQGGEEAAVEVCNRAQLFTLGESLGGVESLIEHPGRMTHASVVGSALEVPADLVRLSVGIENVEDLLADLRQALG; via the coding sequence ATGAGCGACCAGCACTCTCACCAGAGCTTCGAGACCCGCGCGATCCACGCGGGCAACACCGCCGACCCGCTGACCGGCGCGGTCGTCCCGCCCATCTACCAGGTGTCCACCTACAAGCAGGACGGCGTGGGCGGGCTGCGCGGCGGATACGAGTACAGCCGCAGCGCCAACCCGACCCGTACGGCCCTTGAGGAGAACCTGGCGGCCCTGGAGGGCGGTCGGCGCGGTCTCGCCTTCGCCTCCGGCCTGGCCGCCGAGGACTGCCTGCTGCGCACGCTCCTCGCGCCCGGCGACCACGTGGTCATCCCGAACGACGCCTACGGCGGCACGTTCCGGCTCTTCGCCAAGGTCGTGCAGCGCTGGGGCGTGGACTTCTCGGTGGCGGACACCTCCGACGTCGACGCGGTACGGGACGCCGTCAACGACCGTACGAAGCTGATCTGGGTCGAGACCCCGTCGAACCCGCTCCTCGGCATCACCGACATCGAGGCGGTCGCGGGCGTCGCCCGCCAGGCCGGCGTGAAGCTCGTCGTCGACAACACCTTCGCCTCGCCCTACCTCCAGCAGCCGCTGGCGCTCGGCGCGGACGTCGTCGTGCACTCGCTCACCAAGTACATGGGCGGGCACTCGGACGTCGTCGGCGGCGCCCTCGTCACGGCCGACGAGGCGCTGGGCGAGGAGCTCGCCTACCACCAGAACGCGATGGGCGCGGTCGCCGGGCCCTTCGACTCGTGGATCGTGCTGCGCGGCATCAAGACCCTCGCGGTGCGCATGGACCGGCACAGCGAGAACGCGTCGAAGATCGTCGAGATGCTGACCCAGCACCCGAAGGTCACCCAGGTCCTCTACCCGGGCCTGCCGGAGCACCCGGGGCACGAGGTCGCGGCCAAGCAGATGCGCGGCTTCGGCGGCATGATCTCCTTCCGCGTGCAGGGCGGCGAGGAGGCGGCGGTCGAGGTCTGCAACCGCGCGCAGCTCTTCACCCTCGGTGAGTCGCTGGGCGGCGTCGAGTCCCTCATCGAGCACCCGGGCCGTATGACGCACGCGAGCGTCGTCGGCTCCGCCCTGGAGGTCCCGGCCGACCTGGTCCGTCTGTCGGTGGGCATCGAGAACGTCGAGGACCTGCTCGCGGACCTGCGCCAGGCCCTGGGCTAG
- a CDS encoding DUF1059 domain-containing protein, whose translation MARKATDCRDTPSVSGCSLYISGEEEEVVRAAAEHMVSVHEHTDSPELRAEVRAELKDALPGT comes from the coding sequence ATGGCCAGGAAAGCAACCGACTGCCGGGACACCCCGAGCGTCTCGGGCTGTTCGCTCTACATCTCGGGCGAAGAGGAAGAGGTGGTCCGGGCGGCCGCCGAGCACATGGTCTCCGTCCACGAGCACACGGATTCACCCGAGCTCCGCGCGGAGGTACGGGCCGAGCTGAAGGACGCGCTGCCCGGGACCTGA
- a CDS encoding sigma factor-like helix-turn-helix DNA-binding protein, with product MAGAAGRLLHAATLLTAESRTANPYARALLTAALAHTYAVWTRLRDEDPYELTRRDLAARFARTAWRYHGGRGPLAALGPQERLVVVLRLYEGVAEEQVAALLGLSEARVRAVCARSVAALRASARSTGTSPGPGRAPGRERAA from the coding sequence GTGGCCGGGGCGGCAGGACGGCTCCTGCATGCCGCGACCCTGCTGACCGCCGAGTCCCGTACCGCGAACCCGTACGCCCGGGCCCTGTTGACCGCAGCCCTCGCCCATACCTACGCGGTGTGGACGCGGTTGCGCGACGAGGACCCGTACGAGCTCACGCGCCGCGACCTCGCCGCCCGCTTCGCCCGCACGGCCTGGCGGTACCACGGCGGCCGGGGCCCGCTCGCCGCGCTCGGCCCGCAGGAACGCCTCGTGGTCGTGCTGCGGCTGTACGAAGGCGTGGCCGAGGAACAGGTCGCGGCGCTGCTCGGACTCTCCGAGGCGCGCGTCCGCGCGGTCTGCGCGCGCTCGGTCGCCGCGCTCCGGGCCTCGGCGCGCTCCACGGGGACCTCCCCGGGGCCCGGTCGGGCCCCGGGCCGGGAGCGCGCCGCGTGA
- a CDS encoding MarR family winged helix-turn-helix transcriptional regulator, with amino-acid sequence MPTSQDMTTELDPGLLDALQHQVAVFARRAEQTRLGGTGQLRNSMDRAAYLLLNRLDQEGPMGVKALAAGMGIDSSTVTRQVAPLVDTGLVKRTSHPEDGRAVVLQLSPRGLARLEEVRSSRRELMAEVTDGWTQDERESFCTLLTRFNTALSARQSAHAGHPVTASGGTATESAPTS; translated from the coding sequence ATGCCCACATCTCAGGACATGACGACTGAGCTCGACCCCGGTCTCCTCGATGCCCTCCAGCACCAGGTGGCCGTCTTCGCCCGCCGGGCCGAGCAGACCCGCCTCGGCGGCACGGGACAGCTGCGCAACTCCATGGACCGGGCCGCCTATCTCCTCCTCAACAGGCTCGACCAGGAAGGCCCGATGGGCGTCAAGGCGCTCGCGGCCGGCATGGGGATCGACTCGTCCACGGTCACGCGACAGGTCGCCCCGCTCGTCGACACCGGTCTGGTCAAGCGCACTTCGCACCCGGAGGACGGGCGCGCGGTCGTCCTCCAGCTGTCACCACGCGGCCTGGCCCGCCTGGAGGAGGTCCGCTCCTCGCGCCGCGAGCTGATGGCGGAGGTGACGGACGGCTGGACGCAGGACGAGCGCGAGTCCTTCTGCACCCTGCTCACCCGCTTCAACACCGCCCTGTCCGCACGGCAGTCGGCGCACGCGGGACATCCGGTGACAGCTTCCGGAGGCACGGCGACGGAGTCCGCGCCGACCTCTTGA
- the ilvA gene encoding threonine ammonia-lyase, translating to MTFRTRDPLHHLMLDDVRGAQKMLSGVARVTAMEGSRHLSSLVGAPVHLKCENLQRTGSFKLRGAYVRIAGLRPEERAAGVVAASAGNHAQGVALASKLLGVHATVFMPVGAPLPKVAATREYGAEVRMYGHVVDETLAAAEEYARETGAVFIHPFDHPDIIAGQGTVGLEILEQCPEVRTILVGIGGGGLAAGVGLAVKSLRPDVKVIGVQAEGAAAYPPSLAAGHPVVIESPVTMADGIKVGRPGDVPFALVREYVDEVRTVSEDDLSSALLLCLERAKLVVEPAGASPVAAILADPRAFQGPVVAILSGGNVDPLLLQRILRHGMAAGGRYLSLRLRVTDRPGALATLLAVLTVVDANVLDVSHVRTDPRLGLTEAEVELHLETKGPEHCREVEEALRDAGYTVLG from the coding sequence ATGACCTTCCGTACGCGAGACCCCTTGCACCACCTCATGCTGGACGACGTGCGCGGGGCGCAGAAGATGCTGTCCGGGGTGGCCCGGGTGACCGCGATGGAGGGCAGCCGTCACCTGTCGTCGCTGGTGGGGGCGCCGGTCCACCTCAAGTGCGAGAACCTCCAGCGGACGGGTTCCTTCAAGCTGCGCGGGGCGTACGTCCGGATCGCCGGGCTGCGGCCCGAGGAGCGGGCCGCCGGGGTCGTCGCCGCCTCCGCGGGCAACCACGCGCAGGGCGTCGCGCTCGCCTCGAAGCTGCTCGGTGTGCACGCGACGGTCTTCATGCCGGTCGGCGCCCCGCTGCCGAAGGTCGCGGCGACCCGGGAGTACGGCGCCGAGGTCCGGATGTACGGCCATGTCGTCGACGAGACGCTGGCGGCGGCGGAGGAGTACGCGCGGGAGACGGGCGCGGTCTTCATCCACCCCTTCGACCACCCCGACATCATCGCCGGACAGGGCACGGTCGGCCTGGAGATCCTGGAGCAGTGCCCGGAGGTCCGGACGATCCTGGTGGGCATCGGCGGCGGTGGCCTCGCGGCCGGCGTGGGGCTCGCGGTGAAGTCGCTGCGCCCGGACGTGAAGGTGATCGGCGTGCAGGCGGAGGGCGCGGCCGCCTACCCGCCCTCGCTGGCGGCCGGACACCCGGTGGTGATCGAGTCGCCGGTGACCATGGCGGACGGGATCAAGGTGGGGCGTCCGGGCGACGTGCCGTTCGCCCTGGTCCGGGAGTACGTCGACGAGGTCCGTACCGTCTCCGAGGACGACCTGTCCTCGGCGCTGCTGCTCTGCCTCGAACGGGCGAAGCTGGTCGTCGAGCCGGCCGGCGCGAGCCCGGTGGCGGCCATCCTCGCCGACCCGAGGGCCTTCCAGGGGCCCGTGGTGGCGATCCTGTCGGGCGGGAACGTCGACCCGCTGCTCCTCCAGCGGATCCTGCGGCACGGCATGGCCGCCGGGGGCCGCTATCTGAGCCTGCGGCTGCGGGTGACGGACCGGCCGGGGGCGCTCGCGACGCTCCTCGCGGTCCTCACGGTCGTCGACGCGAACGTCCTCGACGTGAGCCATGTGCGGACGGATCCGCGCCTCGGTCTGACGGAGGCGGAGGTCGAACTGCACCTGGAGACGAAGGGACCCGAGCACTGCCGGGAGGTGGAGGAGGCGCTGCGGGACGCGGGCTACACGGTCCTCGGCTGA
- a CDS encoding helix-turn-helix transcriptional regulator, producing MAANGDLGYVGGEATPWAELAAEMRRIKVDTDLSYGKLAQRTHYSRSSWERFLNQKQLPTRVAVEQFAAASGQDPRPLLLRLEHSLAHESAGTGRDGVPAPGPRHPGAARNRRGPGRADLVPPGLVRPLVRPLVRPLVRPLGLVVAGALLGGLGATLARAVRLHQGGARQPRTV from the coding sequence ATGGCTGCGAACGGTGACCTGGGGTACGTCGGCGGCGAGGCGACGCCGTGGGCGGAGCTGGCGGCCGAGATGCGCCGGATCAAGGTCGACACGGACCTCAGCTACGGCAAGCTCGCACAGCGCACGCACTACAGCCGCTCCTCCTGGGAACGGTTCCTCAACCAGAAGCAGTTGCCGACCCGGGTCGCGGTCGAGCAGTTCGCCGCGGCCTCCGGGCAGGACCCCCGTCCGCTCCTGCTCCGTCTGGAACACTCGCTCGCCCATGAGTCGGCCGGGACCGGGCGGGACGGCGTCCCGGCACCCGGCCCGCGCCACCCTGGGGCGGCGCGGAACCGCCGTGGGCCCGGGCGGGCGGACCTCGTCCCGCCGGGCCTCGTCCGGCCCCTCGTCCGGCCCCTCGTCCGGCCCCTCGTCCGGCCCCTCGGCCTGGTCGTGGCCGGCGCCCTGCTCGGCGGTCTGGGGGCCACGCTCGCCCGGGCGGTACGGCTCCACCAAGGCGGCGCGCGTCAGCCGAGGACCGTGTAG
- a CDS encoding ATP-binding cassette domain-containing protein produces MPGAIYAEGLVKTFGDVRALDGVDLDVPEGTVLGLLGPNGAGKTTAVRVLTTLLQPDSGRAVVAGVDVLKHPEQVRRSIGLSGQFAAVDEYLTGRENLQMVGQLYQMKAREAKVRAGELLERFNLADAADRTAKTYSGGMRRRLDLAAALVVSPPVMFMDEPTTGLDPRNRQALWEVVKELVAGGTTLLLTTQYLEEADHLAHDICVVDHGKVIARGTSDQLKAQTGGERVEVVVHEPGMITGARDVLARYGIAGRGVAEVSVEQHTRRLTVPVTGGAKLLAEVIRDLDAVGVEIDDIGLRRPTLDDVFISLTGHAAALTEEENGGPADKDGRGRTRTKEVSK; encoded by the coding sequence ATGCCAGGCGCGATCTACGCCGAGGGTCTGGTGAAGACCTTCGGTGACGTACGAGCTCTGGACGGCGTCGACCTCGACGTACCCGAAGGCACGGTCCTGGGCCTGCTCGGCCCGAACGGCGCGGGGAAGACCACCGCCGTGCGCGTGCTGACGACCCTCCTCCAGCCCGACAGCGGCCGAGCGGTCGTCGCCGGGGTCGACGTCCTCAAGCATCCCGAACAGGTCCGCCGCTCGATCGGCCTCTCCGGCCAGTTCGCCGCGGTCGACGAGTACCTCACCGGTCGCGAGAACCTCCAGATGGTCGGTCAGCTCTACCAGATGAAGGCCAGGGAGGCGAAGGTACGGGCCGGCGAACTCCTCGAACGCTTCAACCTCGCGGACGCCGCCGACCGCACCGCCAAGACGTACTCGGGAGGCATGCGCCGCCGCCTCGACCTCGCGGCGGCCCTCGTCGTCTCCCCGCCGGTCATGTTCATGGACGAGCCGACGACCGGTCTCGACCCCCGCAACCGGCAGGCCCTGTGGGAGGTCGTCAAGGAACTCGTCGCGGGCGGTACGACCCTGCTCCTCACCACCCAGTACCTGGAGGAGGCCGACCACCTCGCCCACGACATCTGCGTCGTCGACCACGGCAAGGTCATCGCCCGCGGCACCTCCGACCAGCTCAAGGCCCAGACGGGCGGCGAGCGCGTCGAGGTCGTCGTCCACGAGCCCGGAATGATCACGGGCGCGCGCGACGTCCTGGCCCGCTACGGCATCGCCGGCAGAGGGGTCGCCGAGGTCTCCGTCGAGCAGCACACCCGCAGGCTCACCGTCCCCGTCACCGGCGGCGCCAAGCTGCTCGCCGAGGTCATCCGCGACCTGGACGCCGTCGGCGTCGAGATCGACGACATCGGTCTGCGCCGCCCCACCCTCGACGACGTCTTCATCTCCCTGACCGGCCACGCGGCCGCGCTCACGGAGGAGGAGAACGGCGGACCCGCCGACAAGGACGGCCGAGGCCGCACGCGTACGAAGGAGGTGTCGAAGTGA
- a CDS encoding ABC transporter permease: protein MNDSLVIARRNLIRMTRIPEMILFGLVQPVMFVVLFTYVFGGSMSIGGSTDPDVYKNFLMAGIFAQTVTFATAGAGAGIADDMHKGLIDRFRSLPMARGAVLTGRTLADLVQTALTLMVLAIVALLIGWRPGYAEPTNFAKVMAGFGLLLLLGYAFTWIGALIGLSVRTPEAATSGGLIWLFPVTFISNAFVDSSQMPSWLQPIAEWNPFSATVQACRKLFGDPGVSPSDAWPMQNPVWASLIYSILIVALFRTLSVRKYRRADG from the coding sequence ATGAACGATTCCCTGGTCATCGCCCGCAGGAACCTGATCCGCATGACCAGGATTCCCGAGATGATCCTGTTCGGGCTCGTGCAGCCGGTGATGTTCGTGGTCCTCTTCACGTACGTCTTCGGCGGCTCCATGAGCATCGGCGGCAGCACCGACCCGGACGTCTACAAGAACTTCCTGATGGCGGGCATCTTCGCGCAGACGGTCACCTTCGCCACGGCCGGCGCGGGCGCGGGCATCGCGGACGACATGCACAAGGGCCTCATCGACCGCTTCCGCTCCCTGCCGATGGCCCGGGGCGCGGTCCTCACCGGCCGTACCCTCGCCGACCTCGTACAGACGGCGCTGACCCTGATGGTCCTCGCGATCGTCGCGCTGCTCATCGGCTGGCGCCCGGGATACGCGGAGCCGACCAACTTCGCCAAGGTCATGGCCGGCTTCGGCCTGCTCCTGCTCCTCGGCTACGCCTTCACCTGGATCGGCGCGCTGATCGGCCTCTCGGTCCGCACCCCGGAGGCGGCGACGTCCGGCGGTCTGATCTGGCTCTTCCCGGTCACGTTCATCTCGAACGCCTTCGTGGACTCCAGCCAGATGCCGTCCTGGCTCCAGCCCATCGCCGAGTGGAACCCGTTCAGCGCCACCGTCCAGGCGTGCCGCAAGCTCTTCGGCGACCCGGGCGTCTCGCCGTCGGACGCCTGGCCGATGCAGAACCCGGTCTGGGCGTCGCTGATCTACTCGATCCTGATCGTCGCGCTCTTCCGCACGCTCTCGGTCCGCAAGTACCGCCGGGCGGACGGCTGA
- a CDS encoding protein kinase, which translates to MLEALPPGQPPRLVGPYRLLARIGAGGMGEVHLACRADVPTADPHRMVAVKTVREDLEVDGDFRTRFRREIAAARTVDGPGVARLVDADADAPSPWLATEYVPGPSLAEAVVRSGALPVAAVRALGGALARALADVHGVEVLHRDLKPANVLLGAAGPKLIDFGIAQAFEATALTSTGLVVGSPGFMSPEHLVGSRAVVPASDVFCLGAVLAFAASGHGPFHDEEMAAVIYRITRADAELSGVPPELRPVVERCLRLDPTERPSAGELASLLDEGGERSAVFPWPGGVLSLLAEYGEAARSVGEAASSGAGVADLPTLGPVVPYSPTAMTDRPAAPAAAPVEPRRRPWGAVVAGAVVVAVLATAGVVLLNRTDDSGGSGGSGGSGGSAGGVAGAPTTPGSSEDPAPATLSRVVLPYGGTGRTNDFGAAGTERSSRPAGWSPWTAEVETGIGTCALSPKVLVCPGSGGAVTGLSAADGKQLWKVPGRGEGLRSGAQYPAVVGDTAYVTGPDGVVSYGLGDGKERGRIPGPGADWAVKGTDLLDGVLYSSYVNMRDERTGLVTAVRLADGEKLWQTPLDALPEQPVAAAGRVYVPLGVVPVALDARTGKEAARGKESCGGFVVHEKSGSVLCTHRQDGTVGVLDPATLRLRRTLGTEVSAGPAVNADGLVAVVSGGGTVVTYDLESGRERWWEAGESADRVYLVGDRVVTSSKERVVSYPASGPGGGDDVEEYRPNLPDSVTAQTSGDALAAGGAVFLTLPDGLVVSGYLP; encoded by the coding sequence ATGCTGGAAGCTCTGCCCCCGGGACAGCCCCCGCGGCTCGTCGGGCCCTACCGGCTGCTCGCCCGGATCGGCGCGGGCGGGATGGGCGAGGTGCATCTCGCCTGCCGGGCCGACGTGCCGACGGCCGATCCGCACCGGATGGTCGCGGTGAAGACCGTCCGGGAGGACCTGGAGGTCGACGGGGACTTCCGGACCCGGTTCCGGCGGGAGATCGCGGCGGCGCGGACCGTGGACGGGCCCGGTGTGGCGCGGCTCGTGGACGCCGACGCCGACGCGCCCTCGCCGTGGCTGGCGACGGAGTACGTGCCGGGGCCCTCGCTCGCCGAGGCCGTCGTACGGTCGGGGGCGCTGCCCGTCGCGGCCGTACGGGCCCTGGGGGGCGCGCTCGCCCGGGCGCTCGCGGACGTCCACGGGGTGGAGGTGCTGCACCGGGACCTGAAGCCCGCGAACGTCCTGCTCGGCGCGGCCGGGCCCAAGCTGATCGACTTCGGCATCGCCCAGGCCTTCGAGGCGACGGCCCTCACCTCGACCGGCCTGGTCGTCGGCTCCCCCGGGTTCATGTCGCCGGAGCACCTGGTGGGCAGCCGGGCGGTGGTCCCCGCGTCGGACGTGTTCTGCCTGGGCGCGGTGCTCGCGTTCGCGGCGAGCGGCCACGGGCCGTTCCACGACGAGGAGATGGCCGCGGTGATCTATCGGATCACCCGGGCCGACGCCGAACTGTCCGGGGTTCCGCCGGAGCTACGGCCCGTGGTGGAGCGCTGCCTGCGGCTCGACCCGACGGAGCGGCCCTCGGCCGGGGAGTTGGCGTCGCTGCTCGACGAGGGCGGTGAGCGGTCCGCCGTATTCCCTTGGCCCGGTGGGGTGTTGTCGCTGCTCGCCGAGTACGGGGAGGCCGCGCGGAGCGTCGGGGAGGCGGCGTCCTCCGGTGCGGGCGTCGCGGACCTGCCGACGCTCGGCCCGGTCGTGCCGTACTCCCCCACCGCGATGACGGACCGGCCTGCCGCTCCGGCCGCCGCGCCCGTGGAGCCGCGCCGTCGGCCGTGGGGCGCGGTCGTGGCGGGCGCGGTGGTGGTGGCCGTGCTCGCGACGGCGGGGGTGGTGCTGCTGAACCGGACCGACGATTCCGGTGGGTCCGGTGGGTCCGGTGGGTCCGGCGGGTCCGCGGGTGGGGTCGCGGGGGCGCCCACCACACCCGGCTCGTCGGAGGATCCGGCTCCGGCCACGCTGAGCCGGGTCGTCCTGCCGTACGGCGGCACGGGCCGTACCAACGACTTCGGCGCGGCCGGTACGGAGCGCTCCTCCCGGCCGGCGGGCTGGTCGCCCTGGACGGCCGAGGTGGAGACGGGCATCGGAACCTGCGCACTCTCCCCGAAGGTCCTCGTCTGCCCCGGGTCCGGCGGCGCGGTCACCGGGCTGAGCGCGGCGGACGGCAAGCAGCTGTGGAAGGTGCCGGGCCGGGGCGAGGGGCTGCGCAGCGGCGCCCAGTACCCGGCGGTCGTCGGCGACACCGCGTACGTGACGGGGCCGGACGGGGTCGTCTCGTACGGGCTCGGTGACGGGAAGGAGCGCGGCAGGATCCCGGGGCCCGGGGCCGACTGGGCCGTGAAGGGCACCGACCTGCTGGACGGGGTCCTCTACTCCTCGTACGTCAACATGCGCGACGAGCGGACGGGCCTGGTCACCGCCGTGCGGCTCGCCGACGGCGAGAAGCTGTGGCAGACCCCGCTCGACGCCCTGCCGGAGCAGCCGGTCGCGGCGGCGGGGCGGGTCTACGTCCCGCTCGGTGTCGTGCCGGTGGCCCTGGACGCCCGTACGGGCAAGGAGGCGGCGCGCGGCAAGGAGAGCTGCGGCGGGTTCGTCGTCCACGAGAAGAGCGGCAGCGTGCTCTGCACGCACCGGCAGGACGGCACCGTCGGCGTCCTCGACCCTGCGACGCTCCGGCTGCGCCGCACCCTGGGCACCGAGGTCTCGGCCGGGCCGGCCGTGAACGCGGACGGGCTGGTCGCCGTCGTCAGCGGGGGCGGCACGGTCGTCACGTACGACCTGGAGAGCGGGCGCGAGCGGTGGTGGGAGGCGGGAGAGTCCGCGGACCGCGTCTACCTCGTGGGCGACCGGGTCGTGACCAGCAGCAAGGAGCGCGTGGTCTCCTACCCGGCCTCCGGCCCCGGGGGCGGGGACGACGTGGAGGAGTACCGGCCCAATCTGCCCGACAGCGTCACGGCGCAGACGTCCGGAGACGCGCTGGCCGCCGGAGGGGCGGTCTTCCTCACCCTCCCCGACGGCCTGGTCGTCTCCGGCTATCTGCCGTGA
- a CDS encoding PQQ-binding-like beta-propeller repeat protein yields the protein MGTVLGPLREGTPRRIGPYEVLARLGAGGMGEVFLGRGAGGGSGGDSPGGDSSGGDSPEGGSSEGGSPEGRVSERGSSERGVFVAVKTVRRDVAGDPAFRDRFRREIKVAGLVSSPYAVAPVGGDADAEVPWLATAYVPGPSLSQAVRRGGALPVATVRAVGAGIARALADLHAAGVLHRDLKPGNVMLSVDGPRLIDFGIARSSAATTMTATGLMVGTPSFMSPEHVAGARRVTAASDVFCLGSLLCYAATGEDPFGDGPLAAVLYRVSQAEADLSRVPEELRGTVAACLALDPAERPSPERLAELLGGETGRVFPWPEGIRDHIGEYGTELAQLVASGGPLLEVAPAADPRRPVVTSGVPGLHSVPTQGPVARPDAPPARGRRRRVLAAALALAVVAGGLGAYLLWPEGVAKEPQAPPKAAPPAGPRVPGVDDRGLADASGVVPQNTAQRPAGWKSWKTKLTAPALGCSAGEKVLVCRTTDGRYEALDPASGTKLWDVPRAEDTPHDTYTTSHGFPHTAGSATRPTVHDGSVVLVAGSSLQVRDARTGAVRWEKPAQGPQGGFETRPVVADGTVFVATKVTEDSIQVRAALTAFALADGRQLWSEELTNAEISFAERQAYEPVAYSRGVVYALSQGGLVAYDGRKGTQLGQVDQDAEACKELKIVGASAYCADALYGTDTGTSLHLLDARTLASKASLPGALGTAVPTAIGPRSVLTWDKGLRILDPRTGETLASFPLTAAPAGLAQSWSAPLLAGDRIVYADYSSLHTVRLGADGTPGTPRVTAVPGAPGPRAEEESYDPDYGELQSRKIRPPEVLPVGGIAYVVFDKGVVASVELPK from the coding sequence ATGGGCACAGTGCTGGGACCGCTGCGTGAAGGCACGCCACGACGGATCGGACCCTATGAGGTGCTGGCCCGGCTCGGCGCCGGCGGCATGGGCGAGGTCTTCCTGGGACGGGGGGCCGGGGGCGGTTCGGGGGGTGACTCCCCGGGCGGTGACTCCTCGGGCGGTGATTCCCCGGAGGGCGGTTCCTCGGAGGGCGGCTCCCCGGAGGGCCGGGTCTCGGAGCGCGGTTCCTCGGAGCGCGGGGTCTTCGTGGCCGTGAAGACCGTGCGGCGTGATGTCGCGGGCGATCCCGCCTTCCGTGACCGGTTCCGCCGCGAGATCAAGGTCGCCGGGCTCGTCTCCAGCCCGTACGCCGTCGCGCCCGTCGGCGGCGACGCCGACGCCGAGGTGCCGTGGCTGGCCACCGCGTACGTCCCCGGACCCAGCCTCTCCCAGGCCGTGCGGCGCGGCGGCGCACTGCCCGTCGCCACGGTCCGCGCGGTCGGCGCCGGGATCGCCCGCGCCCTCGCCGACCTGCACGCGGCCGGGGTCCTGCACCGGGACCTCAAGCCCGGGAACGTCATGCTCTCCGTCGACGGGCCCCGCCTCATCGACTTCGGCATCGCCCGCAGCAGCGCCGCCACCACCATGACCGCCACCGGTCTCATGGTCGGCACGCCCTCCTTCATGTCGCCCGAGCACGTGGCGGGCGCCCGGCGCGTGACGGCCGCGTCCGACGTCTTCTGCCTCGGCTCGCTGCTCTGTTACGCGGCGACCGGCGAGGACCCGTTCGGCGACGGGCCCCTTGCCGCCGTCCTGTACCGCGTCTCGCAGGCCGAGGCCGATCTGAGCCGGGTGCCGGAGGAGCTGCGCGGGACCGTCGCCGCCTGCCTCGCCCTGGATCCCGCGGAGCGGCCCTCGCCCGAGCGGCTCGCGGAGCTGCTCGGCGGGGAGACGGGGAGGGTCTTCCCGTGGCCGGAGGGCATCCGGGACCACATCGGCGAGTACGGGACGGAGCTCGCCCAGCTCGTGGCCTCGGGCGGGCCGCTCCTGGAGGTCGCGCCCGCGGCCGATCCCCGGCGGCCCGTGGTCACCTCCGGGGTGCCGGGGCTGCACTCCGTACCGACGCAGGGGCCGGTCGCGCGGCCGGACGCCCCGCCCGCGCGCGGGCGCAGGCGGCGGGTGCTCGCCGCGGCGCTGGCCCTCGCGGTCGTGGCCGGCGGCCTCGGCGCGTACCTGCTGTGGCCGGAGGGCGTGGCGAAGGAGCCGCAGGCGCCGCCGAAGGCCGCCCCGCCCGCCGGGCCCCGCGTCCCGGGCGTCGACGACCGGGGCCTCGCCGACGCCTCGGGCGTCGTCCCGCAGAACACGGCCCAGCGGCCGGCCGGCTGGAAGTCCTGGAAGACGAAGCTGACCGCGCCGGCGCTCGGCTGCTCGGCCGGCGAGAAGGTGCTGGTCTGCCGGACGACGGACGGGCGCTACGAGGCGCTGGACCCGGCGAGCGGGACGAAGCTGTGGGACGTCCCGCGCGCCGAGGACACACCGCACGACACCTACACCACCTCCCACGGGTTCCCCCACACGGCCGGGAGCGCCACGCGCCCCACCGTCCACGACGGGAGCGTGGTCCTCGTCGCCGGGAGCTCCCTCCAGGTGCGCGACGCGCGCACGGGGGCCGTGCGCTGGGAGAAGCCGGCCCAGGGGCCGCAGGGCGGCTTCGAGACCCGGCCCGTCGTCGCCGACGGAACCGTCTTCGTGGCGACGAAGGTGACGGAGGACTCCATCCAGGTCCGGGCCGCCCTGACGGCGTTCGCCCTGGCCGACGGGCGGCAGCTCTGGTCCGAGGAGCTCACCAACGCGGAGATCTCCTTCGCCGAGCGCCAGGCGTACGAGCCCGTGGCCTACTCCCGGGGCGTCGTCTACGCCCTCAGCCAGGGCGGGCTCGTCGCGTACGACGGCAGGAAGGGCACCCAGCTCGGACAGGTCGACCAGGACGCCGAGGCCTGCAAGGAGCTCAAGATCGTGGGCGCGTCGGCGTACTGCGCCGACGCCTTGTACGGCACCGACACCGGAACCTCCCTGCACCTGCTCGACGCCCGCACCCTCGCCTCGAAGGCGTCGCTGCCCGGCGCGCTCGGCACCGCCGTCCCCACCGCGATCGGCCCGCGGTCCGTCCTGACCTGGGACAAGGGCCTGCGGATCCTCGACCCGCGCACCGGCGAGACGCTCGCCTCCTTCCCGCTCACGGCGGCTCCGGCCGGTCTGGCCCAGAGCTGGTCCGCGCCGCTGCTCGCGGGCGACCGGATCGTGTACGCCGACTACTCCTCGCTCCACACCGTGCGGCTCGGCGCCGACGGCACGCCGGGCACGCCCAGGGTCACGGCGGTGCCGGGGGCGCCCGGGCCGCGCGCCGAGGAGGAGTCCTACGACCCGGACTACGGTGAGTTGCAGTCCAGGAAGATCCGGCCGCCGGAGGTCCTGCCGGTGGGCGGGATCGCGTACGTCGTCTTCGACAAGGGTGTCGTCGCGTCGGTCGAACTCCCCAAGTGA